tggggtgggtggggggtgctgccGCCAACAGTAGTGAGGCGGGGAGAGCAGAATGCTCAGGTAGACGTGTCTGTTTTTCTAAGCCATGGGGCTGCCTCCTAATGGCTTCCCAAAGAGCAAGTGCCCGAGTGGAGGCACCTGCAgtttgcccaccccaccccacaggcCCCTTCCTTGGGCCCCCTGGGGTGCCCGGAGCACCAAGGGAGCCCATCCTTCATGTTTCAAtagctgttgttttgtttttcatttgggatGGAGTGGGGGAAGGGCCGAGCGGACCCCAGGGACCCCCGAGTTCTGCAGACAGCCGTGTGGTGTGCGCAGACTGTACTCAGCTGGACGCGCAGACTCGGCCGAAGGATTATTTAAGGAGGCTGCAGCCACAGGGCTGACCCGGTCCTCTGCCCTGGGAACCAGTTCAAGGGACTCTCAGttgaatttcctttttgttgttggctttttgttgttttttgttgttgttgtttttctccttttaaggaATTATGAAGCTAAGAAAAGTTTTGTGCTTTGGGGGTTGATGGACAAAAGTTCTAGCTGATTAACTATGGTCTAACTTATTGATACtgtgtttttccccccttttaataTTGTACTGTGGAGAAAAACTATTTTGAGCCATGGAGTTGGTGTTTACAAGAACTTTTCACTTTTGCCAAAATGTTACGATTGAAAGGCATCCGCGTCTtcagtttcctaatattttcttaaaagaactaGTGTCCTTTTTGTACACTAAACAGGTGAATGCTGATTTTTTCAACATACAATAAATTTCACTGAACCAAACCTAGCAGCCCCAAGTGCCTGGGTGTGTTTGTGTCCATCCCAGCCAGGGCCTCCTGGCCCCATGGGGGGGTAGGCTGGGGTCAGGAGAAGACTGGGCCCTGGAGCAGCCATGGTGATGAGCAGGTgtggggcgggggcgcagggaggTGGCCAGGTGAGGCTGGCAGGCTGAGGCGATGGGCCCTGCCCAAGCCAGGGCATGAGGCCAGACTGCCTGGTCGTAGGTAGGCAAGGATGGAGGTGGGATGTGGAGGCCATGGGGAGCCACGGTTGGGTGTTATGAgcagggctgtgtccccagggGCAGACAGGTAGACCAGGTCCAGGAGCAGGGGCCTTCCGAAGTGCCAAAGGCGCCAGGAGTAGTAGGGACCCCTGGGTCCAGGGGAGTGCCCTCCCTTGGGGAAATGAGCTGTGACTGGGGGAAACGGCAGTGATGGCacagtttttgtttcttccaacTAGGCCGGCTCGCTGGGGCTGCCCCTGTGCCcatgatggggatggggatgctgAGGCCCAGTGGAATCCCCCGGCCCCAAGATGCCAGCAGGGACGGCTGTCCTTGTCCCATCCTCCAGGTGAGGAGATGGAAGGCAGGGGTCAGGGTCCTGCTCTTGAGGGACGGGGTGTGGGTGggtgtttattttagaaaggaaaaacagacaaagaaTAAGCCTGGGATGAAAGGGGTCCAGGGGTCAGGGGCTGTGGGCCTTCACCTCCTGAACAGCCCCACTGGCCAGCGGCCTTGGCCCAAGTCCGAAGGTGGCCGGGGAATCCAAGGAGCGCAGGAGACGAGGTCAAGCAGGCCCTGTGGGGCAGAGTGTACCCTGCGCCCCGGGCAGCCTGGCTGTACTGTTCTTTTCGGGGATAACATCTCTATCCCCACAGTTCAGGGTCCAGGGCTAGTGTGTGCTTCCTCGAACCCCATCATGCCTCACCTTTGCCCTGTCCACCTGCCCCCCAGACCCTTCAACTAACTCTCCTGCAGCTCCTCACGCTCCCCAGAGGCACCATGGCCATCACTCCCAGAGTGCACCTTAGCTGCAGGGGGTCCCATCAAGCTCCTTCCCGACCAAGGATGCCACAAATCCAGGCCCCCCAGGGGCCTCAGAAAGGTCCCCCCAACCTCACAACCTGTACCATGGCCCAAGGGCTTGGGGCTGCCCACTCGTGCCCCTTGCTGGACAATGTCCCTAGCTGTCATCCTACCAGCACCCCGATCCCTCCTGTGTGCTGGGCTCCACCTGGGCACTGGCACTCAGCGGGACAAagacacccctgcccctgccctcaggagcCTGTGTTATGGTGGGGACAGGGGTGCCCAGTTGCTCCCAAGCAGCACAGTCACCCCGTGTCACATACCCCGGCGGTCCCCGCAGTTGCTACACGGTGCCCACCTGACTGCTAGGAATAGAAGCAGCCCAAGGCCGGTCCCTCCCAGCTGCCTCCTGCCCTACTCCCCTGGGGAGCCGGCTCTGctagcacccccaccccaccccgactGCCCTGCAGATGCTAGGGTTCCCcggggctgggccagggggccTTTGCTCTCTGCACACGTTCCCAGGTCATCTGGCACTTGGCGCAGGCCCCCTCCAGGCCCCCGGCCCCGAGTGTACTCCGGTTCCTGGGGTTCCTGGAGCACGCATCACACCGCACGGgtgaagggctcagtcccacgagACTCCACCCACTTCAACACCTGCCACGGTCTCTGGCCACCCATACTACCAAGGAACCGGCTGTAAATCCGGGGTTCCCTCGGCTCCCTCCTAGGTTTGTCAGAATGGCTCACTGCTCAGAAAAACCCTTGCAACAGCCCAGTGGAGGGAGCCGAAGGTGGAGTGTGGAGAGCGGCCCTGGGCTGCCCCGCCACCTCCAGGTgtgccaccctcccagcacctccatgGGTCCGCCCAGCCCCATGCCGTCCAGGGGTTTTTAGGGAGGCTCTGTTAGGTATGATGAAATCGCCGGCCATTAAGCGACTGAGCGCCATCTCCAGCCAGAAACCAGGgacaaaactaaaatatttattacgtGATATTCTCTGTCCTCAGCCTTGAGGGGCTGCTCTGACCCTGAactgctcctctcccctcccgcCTGGCCACCTCGTCATCGGCCCCTGGGCCCGCTCCCCAGGCTTTTGCCTGGGCAGCTCTTCATATTTCTTGATAGGCGATGTCTTCGTATCTCCAGACCCCTTCCAGCAACCACTTCCTCCAGGCAACCTGCCCTGCCAGACCCTCCTTGTGTGCTGCCTCTGGCTAGGGGTGCCCCATTCTACTTCCGGCTCCCCCACACTGGAGTCCCTTGAGGGCGATGCCTGGAACAGGAGTCttggagcccccagcccccaaggCCAGGCCCTGACCATGTTTCCTGCGAGCCTTCCCAACTATCCACCTTTTGGGTCAGCTCCAGTGGTGGAAACTTTCCAGCCGGAGGAGGCCGCTTGTTTTGGAAAGTTCCTGGGggagccgcccccgcccgcccgccgggtTCCCACGCTCCCTTATCACTGGGTGCTAGGGGGGCGCAGTGCTGTGCCTGCCCAGCTCCTCCCCAGCTGACCTCCttggccctgccccctccccctccccacccctcctcacccACCGAACACTGGCCCCCTCAAGCCTGGCCCTGCCAGCCCTCCTGCAACAGGTAGGGAAACCGAGGCCTCGCAGCGCCCCGCGCACCGTGTCAGCCGGGTCAGGAGGGCCTGGTGGGTACTACTGCTCTGGAAGGGGAAAGGCCGAGGCCGCCGGGGCGCCTGcctggctctggagtcagagtCCCGGCTCCGTCTGGGGCCGAGCCCCCACCGcagcaccccagcaccccggGCCATCTCCTCTCTGGTGCCTGGGCCTGGCCCGGCGCGCTCTCGCAGCCTTAATGtcctcttttgtaaaaatgaggaaaagcgGCCGCGCGCCCTAACCGGCTGTGGCGCAAGGCGAATCCGCGCGCCCCGTGCTCGGGCCGGGGTCCGTGGCCCACGTGGCTGtccgggagccccagggcagtGATGGCCGGGTCTACGGGGCCTTGAACCCGAGTCCTCCGAATGCCCGGCGGGCGCGCCCCtcctccccgcgcgcccctcctccctggcgcgggtggggtgaggggcggggcgtgggcggggccGCGGCTCTTTTCTCTGGAGTTCGCGCGCCCCGAGCCCTCGCCGTCCGCCACAGTCCGAGTTGACTCCGCGCCGGTGAGTGCGGCCCCGGGCGTAGTGCGGGCTTCCGGGCGACCGTGGTCGGCTCGCTCCGCCGACTCGCGCGTCCCCGCTGACCTCCTGCCCAACCTGCGCCCCTAGCTCTCCCCGATGGAGGCCTCAGCCGAGTTCGTGGTCGAGAGCCCCGACGTGGTCTACGGCCCCGACGCCATCGAGGCTCAGTACGAGTACCGGACGACGTGCGTCAGCCGCGAGGATGGTGTCCTCAAGGTGGGCAAGGGACCGGGGTGGCGGGTAGGGACGGGAGTTACCTAAGGTCGGAGACCCTGTCCCTGCAGTGAGGGGGAAGGGCCTGTGGCCCCCGGCTCACGGCGCCGTCCGCCCCCAGGTGTACCCCACGTCCACGCGCTTCACCTTTCGGACCGCCCGGCAGGTGCCCCGGCTCGGGGTCATGCTCGTCGGCTGGGGCGGGAACAACGGCTCCACGCTCACCGCCGCCGTGCTGGCCAACCGGCTGCGCCTGTCCTGGCCCACGCGCACCGGCCGCAAGGTGGGGGGTCGGGTGGGGCCCGGCCGGCCTCTGTGCAGGGGGAGCGGGGGAGAGGGCCCTTAGGGGGCGGAGCTCTACGAAGGAGGGGACCTTCAGGGGGCGGGGCCTACGGTGCCGGCGggctcccgggggtggggggaacctcCGAAGGGGAAGCGGCTTCTGCCGCGGCTTGGAGCACGGAGCTGCGGCGTCCAGAAGGCGGAGCCTGAGGCTGCCGGGCGGGGCCCTGGCCGGCTAGGGACTCACGCCACGCCCCGCCTCACTCCGCCCCGCCTGCCGCCCCCCAGGAGGCCAACTACTACGGCTCGCTGACGCAGGCGGGCACCGTTAGCCTGGGCTTGGACGCCGAGGGCCAGGAGGTGTTCGTGCCCTTCAGCGCACTGCTGCCCATGGTGGCACCCGACGACCTCGTGTTCGACGGTGGGCGGGGCCCtaggcagggggctggggtgggaggcggggcctggaggggccaTGTTCAGGGCTGGGCTGAGCTTGGGggtgtccccctcccccgccccaggctgGGACATATCGTCGCTGAACCTGGCTGAGGCGATGAGGCGTGCACAGGTGCTGGACTGGGGGCTGCAGGAGCAACTGTGGCCACACTTGGAGGCTCTGCGCCCTCGGCCCTCCGTCTACATCCCCGAATTCATCGCAGCCAACCAGAGTGTGCGAGCTGACAATCTCATACTGGGCACGCGCGCACAGCAGGTGCGGCCCCGCCCCAAGCCCTTTATCCCTTGCCACTTGTTGCTCCCTGACATCGCCCACCACCCAACCCCCGTTCCCGTGTTACTGTCCATGTGTCTCCTCGCTCCCATCCTGCGGTTCCAGACCTCCCCAGGTCGAGGGGCCTGTAcaacctccttccctccctgcccagctggAGCAGATCCGTAGGGACATCCGTGACTTCCGATCCAGTGCTGGGCTAGACAAAGTCATCGTGCTGTGGACCGCAAACACGGAGCGCTTCTGCGAAGTCATCCCCGGCCTCAATGATACTGCTGAGAACCTGCTGCGTACCATCCAGGTGCGCGGCCCTCAGGGTTGGAGAGGGGTCAGGGCCAGCTCCAAAGGACCTCTCCGTGCTGACCACCCGCCTACGTCCACAGCTGGGCCTGGAGGTGTCGCCCTCCACTCTTTTTGCTGTGGCCAGCATCTTGGAGGGCTGTGCCTTCCTCAACGGGTCCCCGCAGAACACGCTGGTGCCTGGGGCGCTTGAGCTCGCCCGTCAGCGACGTGTCTTCGTGGGTGGAGATGACTTCAAGTCAGGCCAAACCAAGGTCAAGTCCGTGCTGGTGGACTTCCTTATCGGCTCTGGCCTCAAGGTGCGTGGGCCTGGGGGGTGCACTGCTCAGGAGGGGTGGGCCTGGACCCCATGTGCCAGGCTGGTGGGCAGCTGGGCTGGCATGCACTGCGGGGCCTGCAGCTGCCCCCGGGGCCCCTTGTTCCCGCAGACCATGTCCATCGTGAGCTACAACCACCTGGGCAACAATGACGGGCAGAACCTGTCGGCACCGCCGCAGTTCCGTTCCAAGGAGGTGTCCAAGAGCAGCGTGGTAGACGACATGGTGCAGAGCAACCCTGTGCTCTATGCACCCGGCGAGGAGCCCGACCACTGTGTGCGTGGGTCATAGgccgtgggggggtggggcacggaggccagggggcagggaagggccccTGACAGAGAAGGGCACGGACCCCCTGTGACCTCCTGCCACCCCCCAGGTGGTCATCAAGTACGTGCCATACGTGGGTGACAGCAAGCGTGCGTTGGATGAGTACACCTCGGAGCTGATGCTGGGCGGCACCAACACGCTGGTGCTGCACAACACCTGTGAGGTACGGGGCCTGCCGGGGCAGGAGTGGGGCTGCCCGCCGGCCCGGCCCACCTTCTGACCCATCGGCCCTGCAGGACTCCCTCCTGGCCGCACCCATCATGCTGGACCTGGTGCTGCTGACCGAGCTGTGCCAGCGCGTGAGCTTCTGCACCGATGCCGACCCAGAGCCGCAGGGCTTCCACTCCGTGCTGTCCCTGCTCAGCTTCCTATTCAAGGCGCCACTCGTGCCGCCGGGCAGCCCTGTGGTCAATGCCCTCTTCCGCCAGCGCAGCTGCATCGAGAATATCCTCAGGTGTGCCTCCAGCTGCGGGGTCCCCCTccaagcccaaatgtccactggcGGGCTATGCACAGGGACCCTAGGGACTGGAGGCTGTGGGGTTGCTGGTCTCGGGTCTGGCCCAACTAAGTCCCGACCTTTCCCCCAgggcctgtgtggggctcccccCACAGAACCACATGCTTCTGGAGCACAAGATGGAGCGCCCTGGCCTCAAGCGAGTGGGGCCTATGGTTGCTGCCTGCCCTGTGCCCTGCAAGAAAGGACCAGCGCCAACTGCCCCCAATGGCTGTACGGGTGATGCCAATGGGCACTCGCAGGCTGAGGCACCCCAGATGCCCACCACTTAAGGCCATGGCCATCCTTCTCCCCCCAAACTGTTGCCTCTGTTGCCCCTCAGGACCCAACCCTTCCAAGACCCTAAAGACAATAAAACCAGTGCTACAATCAGCCCTAGCATCACCTGTGGGTTCTCACAGCACCTGCGTACGACCTAACCCTAACCACCCAACTCCAGCTCCATCTCCATTTTTCACATGGGAGACACACCTATCTACCCTTCAGAAACTGATGCCCCAACTCTTGAAACTTCTAGAACCCTGAGGCCTCTGTCTAACCCCATGATAGGAGATTGTGGCTGCAAGCCCAAGCAAAGAAATCTGAGACCAgataccaaaaaccaaaaccaagttACATTTATTGATGGGACCCACCCCTGCCATCCAGGGGGGAAGGAGGTCCCCAAGGAGCCCCCTGGGACAAAATAGAAATGGCGGGTAGGGCCTATAAGGAAAGAACGTCTCTGAGGTCCttgcgttttttttttgtttgtttgttttgtcttttttttttttttttttttcttttttttataaaatgagagtCCTTCGTGCGGGGCCTCCCAGCTGTCCAATCCTTGAACTGGATGGAGTACAGTCACCCAAGGTGTGACCTCAGACCCTCACCCAGCAGACTGCCCGAGCCCCTGGACCTTGGTCCCAGGCAGGGGCACTGGGCAGAAGCCGAGGCCGGCAGTGGGCAAGGGGCTGCTGCCCCATCACACGCTCATGGTCATCCCGGGCGAGTACTGCGGAGAGACGAGGGGGTGGCGCGCGGAGGCGGGCTCAGCTCCGGCCTAGGCTGGGACCCGCCCCCCAGGGGagagtggggggcggggcggagggaggggaagagacagGTGGTGATGCATGGGGAGGCCGCCCTGGGGTGCGGGTCCCAGAGTGGGGTTGGGACTGGGGGCGGGCTGGTGAGATtagggcaggagtggggggggtaggggggagagggaggggaaggatgcCGCGGCCGCCCCCCCACCTGGCCCGCCGCGGTCACGGTCTTGCTCTggccccccggccgccccgccgggGCCTGCCCGCCAGGCCCCTCCGGCCCGACGCCGCCGCGGGGGGGGAGTCGACGCAGTCGCTTACGCTTTCGCTCGGGAACGGGTGCAGGAAGGTCCCGGCGGCCGCCATCTCACCGTCGTCCCGCGGGGTGCCCGGGGCGTTGCTCAGGCCGGCCACGGCGCCGGGGGAGCTCTGGGGGCGGCTGTGGTCAGCGCAGTACTCCCCGCCCCGCGGGGcaggccctgcccacccctgTTCGGCCCAACCCGGACTAGGCCTCACAGCCCTAGCCAAGCTCGCACCCCCGCACCCCAgaagccccaggccccgccccacgcAGGAGCGCGGCTCCTCACCTTCGGCAACCCGTCCATATCGCCCGAGCCTGCGGACGACACACCGTGGACCGCAGCTCAGATGCGCCTGCGCCAGGCCCATACcaacaccctcccctcccccagccccagggtcACCCGTACCTCCCCGAACTTGTCCCGCCCTGTCCCTAGGACTTTGCCCACTGGTGCACCGCTGGGGGTCCCAGATGGAGGGTCCAGACGGGGGTCAGTGATGGCACACTGGGTTTAGTTATTGGAacctcctcccctacccccaatCGCGGCCCCTCCACCAGGGACACCACCAGAGAAACGAGGGAGACGGGCAGGACCAACCACCAGGGGGCGCAAAAGGCCCGTGAGGTAGCGGTGTTGGGGCATGGGGGGGGCGGGTGTCTGCGGACGCCCACTCACCCAGGGATCCATTCACGTGGTGAGGCTCCATCGCACTCATGGCCGCCATGGGGCCCTCTGGACCAGGACCGAGCGGGAACTGCGGGCGGAGGGGCAGCGTGGGACTcgagtcaccccatcccccgcagGGCCACCGCCTTCCGCTGCCCCCACCCTGTAACCCCTACTCACATTAGCCCTGCCGGCACCCGGGCCAATGGGGTTCATGATAGTGTACATGTTCTCGCTGGAGTTGGTAGAGTCTAGGGAAGATATTGGTGCATGAGGTGATGGGGGGCGGTGAGGGTTTCTCCAGGCAAGCACACCCCTCCCTGGACCCCACCCAGGCTGTAGTACCTCCAGGACTGGGCATGATGGGTGTTCCAGGGGGCCCACCTCCTCCTGGGGGTCCCTGCAcaaggaaggagacagagcagGTGAGAAAGAGCCCCCAtctgccacccagcacccctgccccctggctcAAGTGGCCCAGCCACAGCCTCACTCACCGAGTAGCTgccgggggaggaggaggaataggGAATCTGGGGAGAGCGGCAGCCATGAGCAGTCGGCCCACTGCACCCCCACCCTGAtgacccatcccccaccctcccctggccGGCCAGCCTGCCACTCACCGAGTTTCCACTGGGGCTAGCCCACGGGCCTCGCACTCCAGGGCCCCTGGAAGAAACAGTGGGTGGACCCTGGGGTGGGGCCAGGTGGTGCACAGCCCCCACTACACACTCTGTgacattcccccccaccccatgtacCCTTCAAACAGGCCCGCAGAGCAGCAGACACTGGCTGAGATGGTAATGCATCCCTGGATGGATTCTGGTCAACCTGCAAATCCCATCCTATCACTCACTGgcctttgggcctcagtttccccacccaaCAGCAGAGTAAACCAGCAGAACTGTAGTGCAGACTGAGTCTGCCTCAGCAGAGCGAGCCTACGAAGCTGAATGGTGGCCCACATGGGCACACTCCAGGGGTCTCTCTCCGGGCCTTACATGTTCATGGTGGGCAGGCCTGGGCCGGCGAGGGAGTTGGGTGGGGGCCGCATGCCACCTCCATAACTCTGGAAAAGCAAAAGGGCTGTGAGTGCAGGCCAAGGTGTTGGGGGAAGCCCCTGACGTGCACCTCCTCTCCTGGACCCAGCCCTCACCTGGGGTCCAACGCTGGCCATGCCCCGTGGAGGTGTCACTCTCTGCATCGGGCCCATGCTTGGATGCCCTGAGGCGGGGACAGAAGGAAGAGGGCTCAGGCCAGTAACACTCCCCCCTGCGCACATGGGTTGGATGGGGGCGGTTCTGCACCAGGAGGTGGCAGGGACATGGAGCTTGGAGCTGGGGTCCTACTGGGTGGGGAGCGGCAGCAGCTGGAGCTTCTGTACTCACCCTGAGCTCTCGGGGAGGGTTCCATGGtgccagggaggaggggctgggagccagggaggCCCACAGGAGGCTGCGGAGGGGGTGTGGCAGCACTGAGAGTGGGTACCCCCCCCCGGCCCAActcctgcccccccctcccctcatCCCTCTCTCACCTGACTCGGCATCCGCAGGGTGGGCCGGGGGCCCCCTGGGAACCGCGGTGACATGAAGGGCTGGAAGAGGTGGGCCGGGGATCAGCACCTCccaccacccactcaccccccaaAGCTACCCCGTCCCTGCGGCGCCCGGGCCCCCAGCCTGGacagccccctcctccaggaccAGCCAGCAAACCGCAGCCAGCCAGTGCCTGGTGCATGAGTGCGGTGGGGCCAGGGGGCTCGAGTTGCTGGGATGTGCGTGTGTGGAGGGACAGGGCGTCATAGGTCCTTACCTGAACATGAGGCCCCATCATGGGGGCGTTGGGGTTGTGGGGGGGCTGCTGGGAGCCGAGGGGGCCCTAGGAGGACAGAACCAGGTGGGTTGGGAGGAGCGAGGTCCACTGAAGCTTCACTGTTTTCTCTTTGGCCCTGCTGGGCCTGGCCATAGAGGGTGGCCGTGAAGGCGGGCACCGTGGAGGTGAGGGTGGGCCTGCCCTGCACTTCCCGGAGTGGAAAACGGGGTTTGGGGTGAGGGACTCTAGGGGACCAGTCATGGGCAAGCTGCATGGCTCCGAGAGCCATGCTCTGAGGCCCTTAGCAACCAAGCACGCACAGGCCAACCACATGGAGACCCGGCAGGAGGCCCTCTCCTGCCGCAGGCCCAGCCCAAACAGCCCACCCTGCCGGTGCCACTGAGACCTGCAAGCAAATAATCCACCTACCCACCTGGCGGGGCCTCTCCCCACATAGCACTCACCCACCCCCATCATCGCCCACACCTGTCACCCTCCAACACATGCCCACTTGAgttggagtggggggtggggcaccAGTCCTGGCTGTACCTGGAAGAATCCGGGTGCCATGGGGCCCGCTGCCATTGCGTCATTGGGGGCCATGCTCCCCATCACAGGACTGGGAGCCGCTACAGCGCTCtgtgaggggtgggaggagaccAGGGAGACCAGGTCAGGTCACTTCCTACTTCAGTGTCCCCTCCTCTCGGCAAGCAGCCCACTCCACAGAACAAGGGACCTGGCCCATGTGATCCTCTGCCCCTGTGAGGATGCCTGCAGGCTTCTCTGGATGAAGGAAGAGCAGCCTCCCGGCTCTGTCCTGGTTTTAGAAACCCTAACTCAGCCTCCTCCTGAGATGTGCTGTGTGGACACAGGCTGTGTCCCTCTGCTGTACCCAAGACACTGGAGGTAATCGAGACCCTGCCAGGCACAGTCCACAGCCCAGGAAGGAGGCCAGAGACCTGAGGATCCCACCCTCAAGGAGTCAGTCCCAAGCCAGAGGATTCTGGGGGTCTGAAAATGCCAGGACTCCAGTGAGCATGTGCTTCCTGCATCCGGCACAGGCTTGTTCTTTCCATCGGAACCTCACCTTAGACTAGTGAGAGCATTGTCCCGGATTCCAGGCCCATCCCAACAGGCCCTATGTCCTCCTGGCTGGAAAGGCAGGTTAGCTGGACTCCCAGTTGGACACAAGACAccccaaacacacaaaaatcaattggcaGCTTCAAGAGGAAACTCCCTCCCAGAGGGCTCCTCCCTAGAGCTGCTGTGCAGAccactcctcctcctcgtccAGTAGGGAGTGGAAGGAAGAGCAGGACTACTGGGGTGGGGTCTCCAGGCTCCCAACCTCTCTTCAgttggaggaggggagaagacCGGGTGCTAGACAGGGGAGTTCCCATGTCAGCAGAGGGTGGAGATGCTGGTGGCAGGCCAGAGCTGGCAGGGGGACAGGCTGACAGGCCACTTCCTCTGGTAGGTTCCAAGTCCCAGACCTGTCTGCCTTTGGgaacagagcagggaggagggaaatggAGGCCTAGTCTACAGCACAGAGGGGACACATCAAAGGATAGGGAAGGAGGACAACTCTGCAAGGACTGAGTAAAGAGAGTACTTCCTTGGGGGCCCCTTGACTCTTAACTGTCTGGACCATCtacccccactccacccctgaCAGGATTCAAGAGGAAGGGTATGGTCTGTGTGGGTCACTGGTATCCCTGGGACTGGCACAGGCTATCACCCAGGGATGCTCAGGAATTTGCGAAACTGTAGCCACttaggctcagagaagttaagcattttgcccacagtcacacagcatTTCCTAGCCCACAGAAGTGGGGAGAGGGTCCCTCGGCTAGGTCAGAGCAGGACCCCTGAAGACATACCCTTCCCCTTGGGTACTGCAAGctgcctcctcttcctgccccttctCAAAGATCAGCCTCTGAAGGACTCCTGCCCAGGCCCCAACCTGGGCCGGAGGCTTGGGCGGGCACCTCCCAAGGCCTACAGTGATTGAAAACattcccagggcccagcaccaACATTTTGAAAGTCCAAGAGACCCTAAGAGTAAgggatagggacgcctgggtggctcagcggttgagtgcctgcctttggcccagggcatgatcttggggtcccgggattgagtcctgcatcaggctccctgcattgagcctgcttctccctccgcttgtgtctctgcctctctctgtgtgtctctcaagaataaataaaatcttgaaaaaaaaaaaaaaaaaagagtaggggaTAAAGCTCTCACCCTGCCCCCTCCAAACTGCCAGGTTCCCCCTACCTCCATCTCATCCCCTCAACAGACACACAGCCTGACACCTAGAGCAGCTATTCGTGCCTGCCTCAGTGGCTGGAGGAGGTACTTCTGAGCTCTCGGTCTGTCCACTCCCCCCAACCTACcgcagggagggtgggagaggagtCCCCCCGCCCCTTTCAAGCCACAACAGGCGCCAAAGCATttcctggtggggagggggggcagctgCTCTCTGGGTTGCCTACaaggtgtgggggcag
This window of the Canis lupus dingo isolate Sandy chromosome 20, ASM325472v2, whole genome shotgun sequence genome carries:
- the SSBP4 gene encoding single-stranded DNA-binding protein 4 isoform X10, whose product is MGVGILKRSVGCFEHWFLRYGQPALEDSHKDWVKGYRLALYVYEYLLHVGAQKSAQTFLSEIRWEKNITLGEPPGFLHSWWCVFWDLYCAAPDRREACEHSNEAKAFQDYSAVAAPSPVMGSMAPNDAMAAGPMAPGFFQGPLGSQQPPHNPNAPMMGPHVQPFMSPRFPGGPRPTLRMPSQPPVGLPGSQPLLPGTMEPSPRAQGHPSMGPMQRVTPPRGMASVGPQSYGGGMRPPPNSLAGPGLPTMNMGPGVRGPWASPSGNSGPPGGGGPPGTPIMPSPGDSTNSSENMYTIMNPIGPGAGRANFPLGPGPEGPMAAMSAMEPHHVNGSLGSGDMDGLPKSSPGAVAGLSNAPGTPRDDGEMAAAGTFLHPFPSESYSPGMTMSV
- the SSBP4 gene encoding single-stranded DNA-binding protein 4 isoform X7: MGVGILKRSVGCFEHWFLRYGQPALEDSHKDWVKGYRLALYVYEYLLHVGAQKSAQTFLSEIRWEKNITLGEPPGFLHSWWCVFWDLYCAAPDRREACEHSNEAKAFQDYSAVAAPSPVMGSMAPNDAMAAGPMAPGFFQGPLGSQQPPHNPNAPMMGPHVQPFMSPRFPGGPRPTLRMPSQPPVGLPGSQPLLPGTMEPSPRAQGHPSMGPMQRVTPPRGMASVGPQSYGGGMRPPPNSLAGPGLPTMNMGPGVRGPWASPSGNSIPYSSSSPGSYSGPPGGGGPPGTPIMPSPGDSTNSSENMYTIMNPIGPGAGRANFPLGPGPEGPMAAMSAMEPHHVNGSLGSGDMDGLPKSSPGAVAGLSNAPGTPRDDGEMAAAGTFLHPFPSESYSPGMTMSV
- the SSBP4 gene encoding single-stranded DNA-binding protein 4 isoform X15, which gives rise to MYAKGGKGSAVPSDSQAREKLALYVYEYLLHVGAQKSAQTFLSEIRWEKNITLGEPPGFLHSWWCVFWDLYCAAPDRREACEHSNEAKAFQDYSAVAAPSPVMGSMAPNDAMAAGPMAPGFFQGPLGSQQPPHNPNAPMMGPHVQPPVGLPGSQPLLPGTMEPSPRAQGHPSMGPMQRVTPPRGMASVGPQSYGGGMRPPPNSLAGPGLPTMNMGPGVRGPWASPSGNSIPYSSSSPGSYSGPPGGGGPPGTPIMPSPGDSTNSSENMYTIMNPIGPGAGRANFPLGPGPEGPMAAMSAMEPHHVNGSLGSGDMDGLPKSSPGAVAGLSNAPGTPRDDGEMAAAGTFLHPFPSESYSPGMTMSV
- the SSBP4 gene encoding single-stranded DNA-binding protein 4 isoform X2 → MDVGLAYADYSKVQEASGKEENDRSELDRLALYVYEYLLHVGAQKSAQTFLSEIRWEKNITLGEPPGFLHSWWCVFWDLYCAAPDRREACEHSNEAKAFQDYSAVAAPSPVMGSMAPNDAMAAGPMAPGFFQGPLGSQQPPHNPNAPMMGPHVQPFMSPRFPGGPRPTLRMPSQPPVGLPGSQPLLPGTMEPSPRAQGHPSMGPMQRVTPPRGMASVGPQVRAGSRRGGARQGLPPTPWPALTALLLFQSYGGGMRPPPNSLAGPGLPTMNMGPGVRGPWASPSGNSIPYSSSSPGSYSGPPGGGGPPGTPIMPSPGDSTNSSENMYTIMNPIGPGAGRANFPLGPGPEGPMAAMSAMEPHHVNGSLGSGDMDGLPKSSPGAVAGLSNAPGTPRDDGEMAAAGTFLHPFPSESYSPGMTMSV
- the SSBP4 gene encoding single-stranded DNA-binding protein 4 isoform X18, with amino-acid sequence MGSMAPNDAMAAGPMAPGFFQGPLGSQQPPHNPNAPMMGPHVQPFMSPRFPGGPRPTLRMPSQPPVGLPGSQPLLPGTMEPSPRAQGHPSMGPMQRVTPPRGMASVGPQVRAGSRRGGARQGLPPTPWPALTALLLFQSYGGGMRPPPNSLAGPGLPTMNMGPGVRGPWASPSGNSIPYSSSSPGSYSGPPGGGGPPGTPIMPSPGDSTNSSENMYTIMNPIGPGAGRANFPLGPGPEGPMAAMSAMEPHHVNGSLGSGDMDGLPKSSPGAVAGLSNAPGTPRDDGEMAAAGTFLHPFPSESYSPGMTMSV
- the SSBP4 gene encoding single-stranded DNA-binding protein 4 isoform X5, which gives rise to MGVGILKRSVGCFEHWFLRYGQPALEDSHKDWVKGYRLALYVYEYLLHVGAQKSAQTFLSEIRWEKNITLGEPPGFLHSWWCVFWDLYCAAPDRREACEHSNEAKAFQDYSAVAAPSPVMGSMAPNDAMAAGPMAPGFFQPFMSPRFPGGPRPTLRMPSQPPVGLPGSQPLLPGTMEPSPRAQGHPSMGPMQRVTPPRGMASVGPQVRAGSRRGGARQGLPPTPWPALTALLLFQSYGGGMRPPPNSLAGPGLPTMNMGPGVRGPWASPSGNSIPYSSSSPGSYSGPPGGGGPPGTPIMPSPGDSTNSSENMYTIMNPIGPGAGRANFPLGPGPEGPMAAMSAMEPHHVNGSLGSGDMDGLPKSSPGAVAGLSNAPGTPRDDGEMAAAGTFLHPFPSESYSPGMTMSV